GACGGCTTCCATCTTCGCACAGACCGGAGCTGCATTCGGCGTTATGTTGAAAACCAAAAATAAGAAGCTGAAAACGCTGGCGGGTTCATCGACATTGACGGCCTTGTTCGGGATTACCGAGCCTGCCATCTATGGTGTCACTCTGCCACTCAAACGTCCATTCATCGCAGGAGTGATCGGGGGGGCTGTTGGTGGGGCCATCATTGGTCAGGCAGGTACTCAGGCATTTGCTTCGGGCGCTCCAGGATTACTGACTTTGCCGATCTTCTATGGACCAGGTGGAGAGGGCTTCCCTGGACTGATTCTTGGGATCTGTGTATCCTTTGTTGTTTCGGCTGCATTGACGTACATTATGGGATTCAAAGATCCGGTGGAAGAGGAAGAACAAGAAAAAAGCACGGAATCCACCAATGCATCAGTAAGAACAGCGGATTCCTTGGATCAAGAAGTTCTTAGCCCGATTGAGGGAACCATTGTTGAACTGACTGAGGTGCCAGATCCGGCATTTTCATCCGGCGCGATGGGCAAAGGCATTGCGATTGAGCCAGCAGTTGGCCGAGTCGTTGCTCCTTTTGACGGTACTATTACCGTGGCTTTCAAAAAGAAACATGCCCTAGCTGTTGTTTCGGATACAGGTGCGGAGATTTTGGTTCATGTTGGGGTGGATACCGTCAAGCTCGATGGTCAGCACTTTACATCACATATTCAGGAAGGTGATCGGGTTAAAGCAGGAGATTTGCTGCTGGAATTCGATATCGCTGCAATCAAGGGCGCTGGTTATCATACGGTAACCCCTATAATTGTAACGAATTCTGCGAATTATGAGGAAGTGGTTCCTTTGACTACGGGACAAGTTCGGGTTCAAGAGCCTTTACTTACCCTGTATGGAGGAAAGGGACAGGAACAAGAGTAAAAATAACAAAAGCCGTGTCTAAGGTGGAACAGAACGATTTCTGTTTACGTGGACGCGGCTTTTTTGGCTGTTACCCAATCAAATTCATCAGATCCTGAACCTGTCCCATCATGGAGATTGGATCTTCCCGAAGCCAGTCTTCCGTCATACGGTAAACCTGACCGTTCTGCACTGCAGGAAGCTGCTGCCAATACTTGCTGCGTTCAAGCTGTTCAAACTGTCTGATGGATTCCGGGTCGCCCGACACAACGATAAAGAGATGATCACCCGCATACTTATGCAATTGATCCAAAGGAATATCTTCTTTGAACGGATGAGATTTATTTTGCTGGGCTGCCAGCACCGGAGCAGGTGGTTTTAATTGCAAATCACGATATAACACACCTACGTCGTAGTAGACCTGGAAGGTAGCGGGAAGTCCTCTCATCCAGAAGAATGAAACTGTTTGGTCACCATCTTGAAGAGGAGACAAGACTCTTTGGGTTTCCTTAATCTTGTTCATATAGCTTTCCATCCAGGCTTCTGCCACAGATGTCCTTCCAGTCAAATCCGCAATAAGACGAAAGCGTTCAAAGAAGGGCAGGGACCAGGGAACATCCAGTGTAGGAGCAATTTTGGAGTATTCGGCATAATGATGCCCGTTAAAAGTCACGATGAGATCGGGTTTCAGCTCCGATATCTTATCCATATATGGCGTTACCACGGAATTTCCAATCGAAGGAACACCTCGCACATGACCCTGGTAATAACGGCAGTCCAGCAATTGGTAAGGTGCACCAATCGGTGTTATGCCGAGCGCCAGCAGCTCACCCAGGAACTGAAAGGAGGCGACACGCATTGTATGCTTTCTTAAATGAATGTATAAACGCGGGGATACACCTGTATATTGCTTGAAGCTACGACTGAAATGAAAAGGATCGCGGAATCCGATGTGTCCTGCAATTTCCTGAATCGAATCATTTGATTCCAGCAGACGTTTTTTGGCACGATTCATTCGCAAGGCATTCAAATATTGGATAGGGCTCTGTCCGGTGTGCTCACGAAAAAGACGTGAAAAATGGCGTGTGGATAGCCCAGTCTCTGCGGCAAGTTGATCCAAAGTATAGTCAAGTGTAACGGATTGTTCCAACCGTTGAAGGAGTGTATCCACGGCCTGTATGCTGCGATGCTCTTTATCCATCGTGTCGGCTTTCATGACTAGTAAAATCAATTCCTGAAACAGCACATGTTTGCTGTAGTTTTCCTTTTCATCGCGAAGATCCTCCACGGGATGCAGTAAGTGTACCAATTGAATCATGCGAGAAACATGTTCAGGGTATACTTGTCCTTGCGCTAATGCAGCCACTCGGGGCGTACCCTGAACAGGCACGGGCAGAGGTTCGAATTCAACGCTGTATACTTGCAAAGGAAGATCTGATAGACTTTCAAGCTGCACTTCCATACGGGGATGAAATAGAAAGCAGTTTCCTGGCATAACCTCAGTCTGTTTATCCATGGAATGGACTTTACCACGCCCTTCGGTGATGATCATCAATGTATGACGGTGTATTGATTTTGTACACGGACCGGATATCGCATCGCAGTATGTCCCTGTAAGTATATAGACCAGCGAAATCATGGTATCCCTCCTCAAAAGCTGAAAAGAAGCTCTTCAGGCAGGATCGCTGAAGAACTTCTCCTCTATTGTATATGATGTGATTAATATCTTTTATTTGGTGAGCAATTGAACGGCATCATCCAATTGAGCACTGAGAGACATCACGTCGTAAGAGAACCATAGGCTCTCATCAACCACGTAAACTTTATTATTTTTGACGGCAGGCAGTGAGTGCCACAACTGGCTATCATCCACCTCTTTCAGGAAATCAGGATCATTATCGAATCTTACCACAAACAGTCGATCTGCTGAAGCATAATCCGGCAGTTTCTCAAGAGAGATGTTGATGCCGAGTTCATGATTCCCTTTTGCCCATTCCTCTTTGACGGTATCCGTCATGTTGAACTTCAGAGCATCATATAAGGTATAACCGACATTAGCGTTCCCGTACACTCTGAGTTGACCTTTTTCAAATCCGCCAATAACCACAACACCGAATGTCTCATCTGGTGAAACGAAGGAAGAAAGCTTGGTCCGTGCCTCTTCGGATTTCTGATTAAATGCTTGAATCCATTCCTGTGCCTGTTCGCTTCTGCCAATAACGTCAGCCACTGACTTGAAATGTTGGAATGCATCGGCACCTTCCCATTGAACAACAACCGTAGGGGCAATCTTGGACAGCTGCTCCAATTGATCCTCATTCCACTCTGCAGCAATGATGAGGTCCGGCTGCAGTTCGAGTGCCTTTTCCAAATTCAGCTTATTGGAGACCCCGATATCTTCGATCCCTTCCAATTGATCTTGAATCGAGACATAGTTGTTAAGCAGATGAGATGCTGCCCCAGCGGGCTTAAGTCCTGCTGCCAGCATTTCCGGTAAATATTGTGTAGTGAGAACACGTTGGGGATGGGCTGGAATCGTTACCTCACGGCCCAGAGCATCCTTATATACGCGAGTTGCCGATTCTAAGGCAGTATCGGTTGACGTTTCTGTCTGCTGTGCAGAATTACCTTCAGTAGAAGGTGATGATGTTTGTTTCCCTTGACCGCAAGCGGAGAGAAGCAAGGTTAGCACAAGGATAATGCACGAAAGTTGGAGTTTATTTGGATGACGCAACATAATAATGAAATCCCCTTTTTCTTTTATAATGATAATCATTATCAATTATTATAGTCAAGACTTCTTTTGAAGAACATGTTGAATATGGACTTGAAGCATGGAAAATATGGACATGACGTTCTGGCACAAAAGAAAATACCTCCAAAAATTAATTTTGGAGGCATTTGTTTCGTTTTATTCACGATCCAATGATGTCCTAAGAATCTGCTCGCACAACCGTTGAGTTCATATTGCCTGTCAGTCGTTGCGGAGGGAAGACCATGCGCACAGGTGCGATGATGATCGCAGCGAACAAGGCTTTGACCAGATCACCGATGATGTAGGGATAGAACCCTTGTATCATGGCTTCAGGTAATGACATTTTGTAGGCATAGGCCAACCAGGGCACGCCCGAAACATAGATCAACATTGAACCAAACACCTCAAATACAATAAAGGCCAGGAAATAACCAACGAATCCGTTCAGTTTGATTCTGCTGAGCAATAGTCCAATGAGCAATGCGGAGAAGGGCCACATCATAACATATCCCCCGGTAGGCCCAAGGAGTACTGCAAGTCCGCCTGCGCCATGCAGAAGCGGGAAGCCAATTGCAGTCAGGACCACGACCAAAGCGACACTTAGAAAACCATATAATGGGCCAAGCAGTCCGCCTGCCAGCATAACCGCAAGAGTTTGCAGCGTAATCGGCACAGGAGAGAAACCAATGGGAATACTTATGTAACCAAAAAGAACAAGTATGGCTGCCATCAGTGCGCTGAATACAATACCTCGCAAAGATAATTTCATGTTTGAACATTCCTTTCAATTTTGGTAATCTTATTGTTAACCGATTAAACGGATGTGGTTAACGATTCGGATCGTACCACAAAAGATTCAAAAGGGAAAGGACCAATTTGCGATGCAAGACGTTACACCTTTGATAAAACTAGAGAATGTCCGTGTTCATTATGCGTCGGAGTCAGGACTTGTTCGTAAGGCAGTGGATGGAGTTTCGCTGGAATTAGCTCCGGGAGAATGGATAAGTATTGTGGGAGCCAATGGTAGCGGCAAAAGTACGCTGGCAGGGCTGCTAATCGGATTCACTCCGCTATCCGGTGGGGAAAGGAAGGCTTCTTCGGAACTGGTTGTTCGTGGAGTCCTCCAGCAGCCTGATGCGCAGGTACTTGGAGACACCATTGAGGAGGAATTTCATTTTTCCTTATCCTCGCTGCTGGAATCTCCTGATGAACAATTACGACGGAGAGAGCACGCATTACATACGGTAGGACTTGAGCACTCGCCGGAGGCGGCAATATCGATGCTGTCTGGAGGACAGAAGCAGTTGCTTAATATCGCGGTAGCGCTGGCGGCCAAACCGGATGTACTCATTCTGGACGAACCTACGGCCATGCTTGATCCGGGAGCCAGAGAACGAATGGAGGCGGTAGTTCAAGCCATTGTCCAGCAAGGGACGGCGGTAATCTGGATTACGCATCATTTGGAGGAAGCGACGCTGTGCGATCGAATTTTTGCCATGGAACAGGGACGCTGTGTTTACGATGGAGTGCCTGCGGCTTTCTTTTATGGAAAAGATAAGGAAGAGACGACGGCTGACTCTGGAAAAGAAGCACAACAACCATCACCCTGCGAACAGCTTGGGCTTGCTCCACCTTTTACAGTGCAGACGGCTCTACTCCTAAAACGGAAAGGTCTGCTGCAACATGCGACACCTCTGCGACCAGAGCAGTTGGTTAAGGAGGTAGCCCTTTGGCAATCGAACTAGAACATGTAGGTATAGCTTCGTCACAGGCTGACAAAAGAGCGCTGCTTCAAGATATCAATGTCCAACTGAACCGTGGAGAAATCACTTTATTGCTAGGCTGCACAGGATCAGGCAAAACCACACTGCTGCAAACGATCGCTGGCCTAAAACCTCCAGATGAGGGTAACCTTAAGCTGGACGGAGAGCTTTTCTGGCAGAACGGGAAAGTGCCACATTCCATTTTGTTGCAAATGGGCTTGGTCTTTCAATTCCCAGAGCAACAGCTGTTCGCCCGAAGCATTGGCCGTGAATTTGCTTATTCCCTGCGTCCATATCGTCTACCAGATGAACAAAAGAAAAAGCAGATTTCCGAAGCGCTGGAGCGCTGGGACTCCCCAGCGGGTCAGGGAGGGGAAGAACGATTCCATTCGGACAGATCACCCTTTGCACTAAGCGGGGGAGAACGGAGAAGATTGGGGCTTGCCCTGGGAACTGCTACGCAGCCTTCATGGCTATTGCTCGATGAACCCAGCGCCGGATTGGAAGCACAAAGTGTGCTCATGCTGCTAGATGCATTGAATCAGCATCGAACTGCAGGTGAGGGAGCTATTGTGGCTACACACGACCTGGACACATTTTTACCACATGCAGATCGGGTTCTTTTGTTGCAGGAGGGGCGTATGGTTGCTGATCTCACACCACGGGAACTTCATACAAGGCCAGATCTGCTGGAGCTTGCTGGAATTGGTCTGCCACCTTCTATGCAACTGGCACAACAATTTGCGGCGGCGGGCATTCAATTTCCTTCTACTGCGTTGACCCCGGAGGAAATGGCTGAAGGTATTGTTCAGTCCGTCAATGCGCCTTTAGAGCAGAAGGTTGATGTTATTGGTAATGAGGATCAATTCACAGATGAAGCGAAGCTTACCTTTTCAAGCTCCGACACTTTGGGAGGAGAAGGCTCACAGGGGGTCATACACACCCACGCAGAATCAGGATCCAACAGAGGATTGTATGGTGCCATGGACCCGCGTCTGAAATGGATTTTATACATTTTGCTCGTGACCGCTGCGATGCTTCAACACCACTGGTTAGGTCTATCTCTTACGTTGGTGCCAGTCATCTTGGCGCTCGTTGTGCTGCCACGACAGGCTCTGATGGGATGCTTGAAATTAATGAAACCGCTCGTACTGTTCTTTCTCGTATCAACTGCATTGTCGGGCACAACTCTTTCTACAGAAGGTGGCGGCCTACAGTTCGGATTTTCCCTGATACAGGCGGAGGGGACGTTACTCAATGTGTATCGTTTGTTTATCGTTACGTTAGCAAGTCTTTGGTTTTCACTGACTACGCCTTATGGCCGTATGGTCGAGGGACTGAATTGGGTACTTGGTATCGGCGAAAAAATCAAGCTGCCCGTGTCGTCGTTTGCACTCGCCGTGTCTTTAATCTTTCGTTTTATCCCGATGATCTGGAGTGAATGGCAGCGATTCTCGCTGATCGTCCGGGCACGCGGCAAAGCTGCATTACGACCGAATACGGTACGGTTACGTGATCTTGGCCCAATGGTCATTCCCTTGCTCATGGCGTTGTTTCAGCGTGCAGAAGATATGACGATTGCGATGGAAATGCGGAAAGCTAGAGAGAATTCCCTGCTTGGAGCACGTTCCTCCTTATTGGTATGGTCCAAACGAGATACATGGACTTGCATAATCGGACTTATTGTTTTTGTATTTTATATCTGGATCAGAGACTGAAACGCAGTGTTTGCCATGGATCATGCATAAATCCTTTCATTTCCGCTCAAAATAAACATGCTTTGATCACCACGAAGCAGATATGGAGGGACGAACGATGAAGGATAAATTTTTGCAAGAAGAAAGACAAGAATATACCGATGTGTCCACGGTGGAGTCGCAGCGAAATGATATCACACTCGAAGAGTTCCCTGAAGGTCCTTACGGCTCATCTCTAATGTCTGAATCTCTTGGCAAAAGCTCGCCGTGGCGAGTGGATCAAAGGACCGCGCATCGTTTCGATTATGAAAATCATGAGCTGCACGAAGGGGAGGTTCGGGATTATCCCGGTCAGGACGTCTACGATGAAACGGTCCCCGATAATGTAACCAAGCCTCAGTACCCGGAAGAAGAAGAATTGTAATGACGTATTATATAAAATAGATGATAGCCTTCGGCAGGATTTTCCTGACCGGGGGCTATTTTTAGTTGTACCGTTTATGAAAACAAATCTCCTCAAATTCCACAATATGGGTTATCATAGGCGTAGTTCATATTAAAAAAGTTTCTGATATATCATTTCTAACAATATAAGGAGATAACCATGGATCAGGACTATATTCAGTATATGCGGTCATTTGTGGGGAACGCCAAAGTTATCATGGTGGTTTCAGGGGCTATCGTAATCGATGAGACTGGCAAAGTTCTATTACAAAAACGATCGGATAATGGATTCTGGGGGTTTCCAGGTGGATTTATGGAGATAGGAGAAACCGTTCAGGAGACAGCACAAAGAGAAGTATATGAAGAAACAGGTTTAACACTGAATTCAATAGAATTATTCTCGATATACTCAGGTCCTGAATACGAGGTCGTTTATAGTAATGGAGATGAAGTTGCATTG
This window of the Paenibacillus marchantiae genome carries:
- a CDS encoding AraC family transcriptional regulator, whose product is MISLVYILTGTYCDAISGPCTKSIHRHTLMIITEGRGKVHSMDKQTEVMPGNCFLFHPRMEVQLESLSDLPLQVYSVEFEPLPVPVQGTPRVAALAQGQVYPEHVSRMIQLVHLLHPVEDLRDEKENYSKHVLFQELILLVMKADTMDKEHRSIQAVDTLLQRLEQSVTLDYTLDQLAAETGLSTRHFSRLFREHTGQSPIQYLNALRMNRAKKRLLESNDSIQEIAGHIGFRDPFHFSRSFKQYTGVSPRLYIHLRKHTMRVASFQFLGELLALGITPIGAPYQLLDCRYYQGHVRGVPSIGNSVVTPYMDKISELKPDLIVTFNGHHYAEYSKIAPTLDVPWSLPFFERFRLIADLTGRTSVAEAWMESYMNKIKETQRVLSPLQDGDQTVSFFWMRGLPATFQVYYDVGVLYRDLQLKPPAPVLAAQQNKSHPFKEDIPLDQLHKYAGDHLFIVVSGDPESIRQFEQLERSKYWQQLPAVQNGQVYRMTEDWLREDPISMMGQVQDLMNLIG
- a CDS encoding ATP-binding cassette domain-containing protein — translated: MAIELEHVGIASSQADKRALLQDINVQLNRGEITLLLGCTGSGKTTLLQTIAGLKPPDEGNLKLDGELFWQNGKVPHSILLQMGLVFQFPEQQLFARSIGREFAYSLRPYRLPDEQKKKQISEALERWDSPAGQGGEERFHSDRSPFALSGGERRRLGLALGTATQPSWLLLDEPSAGLEAQSVLMLLDALNQHRTAGEGAIVATHDLDTFLPHADRVLLLQEGRMVADLTPRELHTRPDLLELAGIGLPPSMQLAQQFAAAGIQFPSTALTPEEMAEGIVQSVNAPLEQKVDVIGNEDQFTDEAKLTFSSSDTLGGEGSQGVIHTHAESGSNRGLYGAMDPRLKWILYILLVTAAMLQHHWLGLSLTLVPVILALVVLPRQALMGCLKLMKPLVLFFLVSTALSGTTLSTEGGGLQFGFSLIQAEGTLLNVYRLFIVTLASLWFSLTTPYGRMVEGLNWVLGIGEKIKLPVSSFALAVSLIFRFIPMIWSEWQRFSLIVRARGKAALRPNTVRLRDLGPMVIPLLMALFQRAEDMTIAMEMRKARENSLLGARSSLLVWSKRDTWTCIIGLIVFVFYIWIRD
- a CDS encoding biotin transporter BioY; this encodes MKLSLRGIVFSALMAAILVLFGYISIPIGFSPVPITLQTLAVMLAGGLLGPLYGFLSVALVVVLTAIGFPLLHGAGGLAVLLGPTGGYVMMWPFSALLIGLLLSRIKLNGFVGYFLAFIVFEVFGSMLIYVSGVPWLAYAYKMSLPEAMIQGFYPYIIGDLVKALFAAIIIAPVRMVFPPQRLTGNMNSTVVRADS
- a CDS encoding ATP-binding cassette domain-containing protein, with amino-acid sequence MQDVTPLIKLENVRVHYASESGLVRKAVDGVSLELAPGEWISIVGANGSGKSTLAGLLIGFTPLSGGERKASSELVVRGVLQQPDAQVLGDTIEEEFHFSLSSLLESPDEQLRRREHALHTVGLEHSPEAAISMLSGGQKQLLNIAVALAAKPDVLILDEPTAMLDPGARERMEAVVQAIVQQGTAVIWITHHLEEATLCDRIFAMEQGRCVYDGVPAAFFYGKDKEETTADSGKEAQQPSPCEQLGLAPPFTVQTALLLKRKGLLQHATPLRPEQLVKEVALWQSN
- a CDS encoding ABC transporter substrate-binding protein; the protein is MIIIIKEKGDFIIMLRHPNKLQLSCIILVLTLLLSACGQGKQTSSPSTEGNSAQQTETSTDTALESATRVYKDALGREVTIPAHPQRVLTTQYLPEMLAAGLKPAGAASHLLNNYVSIQDQLEGIEDIGVSNKLNLEKALELQPDLIIAAEWNEDQLEQLSKIAPTVVVQWEGADAFQHFKSVADVIGRSEQAQEWIQAFNQKSEEARTKLSSFVSPDETFGVVVIGGFEKGQLRVYGNANVGYTLYDALKFNMTDTVKEEWAKGNHELGINISLEKLPDYASADRLFVVRFDNDPDFLKEVDDSQLWHSLPAVKNNKVYVVDESLWFSYDVMSLSAQLDDAVQLLTK
- a CDS encoding NUDIX hydrolase, which encodes MDQDYIQYMRSFVGNAKVIMVVSGAIVIDETGKVLLQKRSDNGFWGFPGGFMEIGETVQETAQREVYEETGLTLNSIELFSIYSGPEYEVVYSNGDEVALVQVMFKSNDFCGTIKESEESIETRFFDIHSIPEHFLPTHKQIIEDLRNK